Proteins from a genomic interval of Nematostella vectensis chromosome 5, jaNemVect1.1, whole genome shotgun sequence:
- the LOC125563046 gene encoding uncharacterized protein LOC125563046 isoform X1: MVDYSSIQLQALKQARMTDKPQTPNKKIVPRLKACPECGTNCPTACRSCKNENCSYIFAKKVKSNHDAIEKKGTTNPTNQKDMMYYRADVLHQKHQNDIVILTFKKHGLGTTVECYGTEGAGAAFVGHEGEKPAHELGKMVKKMFETFMEEAVRTTTMQYHFA, translated from the exons ATGGTTGACTACTCAAGCATTCAATTGCAAGCATTGAAGCAAGCGAGGATGACTG acaAACCACAGACACCAAACAAAAAGATAGTACCGCGGCTTAAG GCCTGTCCAGAATGTGGTACAAATTGTCCTACTGCATGTCGCAGCTGCAAAAATGAAAACTGCTCATACATTTTTGCGAAGAAGGTCAAGTCGAACCATGATGCTATTGAAAAGAAAGGGACAACCAAcccaaccaatcagaaagacATGATGTAttatagg GCAGACGTCCTGCATCAGAAACACCAAAATGACATTGTCATTttgacatttaaaaaacatgGTCTGGGCACAACAGTAGAGTGCTATGGCACAGAAGGTGCCGGTGCAGCCTTTGTTGGGCACGAGGGGGAGAAGCCTGCCCATGAACTTGGGAAAATGGTTAAGAAAATGTTTGAGACGTTTATGGAAG AGGCCGTTAGGACAACAACAATGCAATATCACTTTGCTTGA
- the LOC5504592 gene encoding mitochondrial outer membrane protein SLC25A46 has translation MVFARLPGVDTGSHQPIKQPDMAEKDPVPTAEESVLNSLSTNMPNEPKIENAQRLTGFGIGALSMLAAQAATHPFLVFRRQCQVNGNAQRYHVTPFSVFQVMIKLERKQGASCLWKGYGSTYIVCAVNFFSEAAISAVTQLPQDKPSSEMSMSEVASHLLLKCLGLIFSMPIAAASLVETVKTERIKDGYGVIDTFKDGLYRLVGWNRSSGRHGRLLPMWTIAAPTILHGMLHYLVESIIQHLVLIKMGHTGLYGDCNEDPPPTSDMTQSYYPELVANFMAFVVPDLILYPFETVLHRLYIQGTRTIIDDLDNAADVIPLSTNYFSMLDCFRTIYQQEGIFGFYRGFGALLIQCVVYFVILKITKVVYVRLSQDFQGKTE, from the exons ATGGTGTTTGCTCGTCTACCAGGAGTGGATACGGGCTCACATCAACCCATAAAACAACCCGACATGGCGGAAAAAGATCCTGTACCTACAGCTGAAGAGTCTGTCCTTAACTCGCTCTCTACAAATATGCCAAATGAACCTAAAATTG aaaATGCTCAACGCCTGACAGGATTTGGTATTGGTGCCCTCAG CATGCTTGCTGCTCAAGCTGCAACACACCCCTTCCTGGTCTTCAGACGTCAATGCCAGGTTAATGGCAACGCCCAACGCTACCATGTGACACCATTCTCAGTTTTCCAGGTTATGATAAAACTGGAAAGAAAACAG GGTGCTAGCTGCTTGTGGAAGGGTTATGGCAGTACATATATTGTCTGTGCTGTCAACTTTTTTAGTGAAGCAGCTATTAGCGCAGTGACACAACTTCCACA GGATAAGCCATCTTCTGAGATGTCAATGAGTGAAGTTGCCTCTCACCTGTTGCTGAAGTGTCTTGGGCTGATTTTTAGTATGCCCATTGCTGCTGCAAGTCTGGTGGAGACAGTCAAG ACTGAACGTATAAAAGATGGCTATGGTGTCATAGATACCTTTAAAGATGGGCTGTACCGCCTAGTGGGGTGGAATCGGTCATCTGGACGTCATGGCAGGCTACTACCCATGTGGACCATTGCTGCGCCTACCATCCTACACGGGATGCTACACTATCTTGTGGAGTCCATTATTCAGCACCTTGTGCTCATTAAAATGGGCCATACTGGACTATATGGAGACTGTAACGAGGACCCGCCCCCCACAAGTGACATGACTCAAAGTTATTACCCCGAACTTGTTGCCAACTTTATGGCGTTTGTGGTCCCAGATCTGATACTCTACCCTTTTGAGACTGTCTTGCATCGTCTGTACATTCAGGGGACAAGAACAATCATAGATGACTTGGACAATGCAGCAGATGTCATACCCTTGAGCACAAATTATTTCTCAATGTTGGACTGCTTTCGCACCATTTATCAGCAGGAAGGTATCTTTGGCTTCTATAGAGGTTTTGGTGCCTTGCTTATTCAATGTGTGGTCTACTTTGTCATCCTGAAAATAACCAAAGTGGTGTATGTACGGCTGTCACAGGATTTCCAGGGGAAGACTGAGTAG
- the LOC5504591 gene encoding tetratricopeptide repeat protein 24: MKPEVPQLFPKGTSFNMSTNIEEEVEKLTQEGHQQLADGDLDGACSAFERATTLASHLREGFIERACFFNLGACYVARGDAKRGIEYLKKALPPDKDSDGTANFADLQYNLGLAYDALNQLELAIKCYEQAKCEYEAQNNREMQGETLIKLAVDSVAIGKLRNAADFYLEAGNVYESLKDKKNQVLSLNSRASIFGELQDIDKCAETLRMVVDLCEDLSDTTLKGKVYNDLGLLYNSLKSYDNAAECFEIAIPLVTTSGQDEELEAVLHQNLGAVYNQLRKYEEGIKYHSHAIELHGKLGNRTTQGQTFCNLGFAQSQLGNFEEAAESFLHAVQASKDGHDKKSHWQALEGLAATYFLQGSYTKAVENYKSALFILTTSGESAVEHNDRIVKKLADAMECQLKFGDSPKRNNKSRRSTRKKKSPRHGKDIADKGTRKSKRVGRTRERQGNHKLIARGIQGDDDDDESESYTHSEDSSESDSDSGRYIEPSWEHRQKQGSAEEIKTLQLSGPYQKLVKDDNRNDYEEADAGAQHRKKDDDYSTTKPRAHREAYLASIAASNHDEPSQSSSPDKTTYSKNQQSKTCVLQ, from the exons ATGAAACCAGAAGTTCCTCAATTATTCCCTAAAGGCACAAGTTTTAACATGTCGACGAATATCGAAGAAGAAGTGGAAAAACTTACCCAAGAAGGACATCAACAGTTGGCCGATGGTGACTTGGATGGCGCGTGTAGCGCTTTCGAGAGAGCGACGACTCTCGCGTCACATCTGAGGGAGGGGTTTATTGAAAGAGCTTGCTTTTTCAACCTGGGAGCTTGCTATGTCGCCAGAGGGGACGCCAAGAGGGGTATAGAGTATCTAAAAAAAGCTCTACCACCAGACAAAGACAGTGATGGCACGGCGAATTTCGCCGATTTACAATACAACTTAGGACTTGCGTATGATGCTCTAAACCAACTTGAACTCGCAATCAAATGCTACGAGCAAGCAAAATGCGAATATGAAGCTCAGAATAACAGAGAGATGCAAGGTGAGACCTTGATAAAGTTAGCTGTTGACTCTGTTGCCATTGGAAAGTTAAGGAACGCGGCCGACTTTTATTTGGAAGCAGGTAATGTCTACGAGAGTTTGAAGGACAAAAAAAACCAAGTGCTTTCACTCAACAGTCGTGCTAGCATATTTGGCGAGCTTCAAGATATCGATAAATGTGCCGAGACGTTACGGATGGTCGTAGATCTATGTGAAGATCTCTCAGACACAACTCTAAAAG GGAAAGTGTACAATGACCTCGGCTTGTTGTACAATAGCTTGAAGTCTTATGATAATGCGGCCGAGTGCTTTGAGATTGCTATTCCATTGGTAACTACCTCTGGTCAAGATGAAGAGCTTGAAGCGGTCTTACACCAGAATCTTGGTGCAGTGTACAACCAGCTGAGAAAATACGAAGAAGGGATCAAGTATCATTCTCATGCAATTGAGCTTCATG GGAAATTGGGTAACCGCACAACACAAGGACAGACCTTCTGCAATCTGGGCTTTGCTCAAAGCCAACTTGGAAATTTTGAGGAAGCTGCAGAGAGTTTCCTTCATGCAGTACAAGCCTCGAAGGATGGACATGATAAGAAAAGTCACTGGCAAGCTCTTGAGGGTCTTGCAGCTACCTACTTTCTACAAGGGAGCTACACCAAGGCAGTAGAAAACTACAAGAGTGCACTGTTTATCCTCACTACATCGGGAGAATCAGCTGTTGAACACAATGATAGAATAGTGAAGAAACTTGCCGACGCCATGGAATGCCAACTTAAATTTGGTGACTCTCCgaaaagaaataacaaatCTCGAAGATCGACAAGAAAGAAGAAGAGCCCTAGACATGGCAAAGACATAGCAGATAAAGGAACTAGAAAGTCCAAAAGGGTTGGTAGAacaagagagaggcaaggtaATCATAAGTTGATTGCCAGGGGTATACAgggggatgatgatgatgatgaaagtgAATCATACACACATTCAGAAGACTCTAGTGAATCTGATAGCGACAGCGGACGTTACATAGAACCATCTTGGGAACACAGACAGAAACAAGGCTCAGCTGAGGAGATAAAAACTCTGCAACTATCTGGTCCATACCAGAAGCTTGTCAAGGATGATAATAGAAATGATTACGAGGAGGCAGATGCTGGAGCTCAACACAGAAAAAAGGATGATGACTATTCCACTACGAAGCCTAGAGCTCACAGAGAGGCTTACTTAGCTTCTATTGCAGCATCAAATCATGATGAACCAAGCCAGAGCTCATCTCCAGATAAGACGACATACAGTAAAAACCAGCAGTCCAAAACTTGTGTATTGCAATAG